Proteins encoded by one window of Paenibacillus sp. DCT19:
- a CDS encoding DUF11 domain-containing protein: MSSTSDSWSHWLQNQSMVRFNSGTTEQEQVAYSNTVVTPWVGPRLEVRKQCSATVATLGQSLIYLIEIINSGNCTATVYVSDSLSADTSLLPNSVLRDGIPLPGSSPAQGLPPSEIAPGASLRFHFQVMIIRLPESLKLLNQALVRYEFVTSEGRTYRGRSVRTRWRSVLSPLVLRLLCKQTMFRLFQVTL, translated from the coding sequence ATGAGTTCGACTTCCGATTCGTGGTCACATTGGCTGCAGAATCAATCCATGGTTCGATTCAATTCAGGTACAACTGAACAAGAGCAGGTAGCTTATTCTAATACGGTCGTTACACCGTGGGTAGGACCAAGACTTGAAGTTCGTAAACAGTGCAGTGCCACAGTGGCAACATTGGGTCAGTCCTTGATCTATCTCATTGAAATTATCAATTCAGGCAATTGCACGGCTACGGTCTATGTATCGGATTCATTATCCGCAGATACCTCTCTGTTGCCAAATAGCGTACTTCGTGATGGGATTCCGTTGCCTGGATCATCCCCAGCACAAGGGTTGCCACCGAGTGAGATTGCGCCCGGAGCGAGTTTGCGGTTTCATTTTCAAGTCATGATTATCCGCTTACCCGAAAGTTTGAAGTTATTGAACCAGGCTCTTGTTCGTTATGAGTTTGTGACATCAGAAGGGAGAACGTACAGGGGGAGGAGCGTTCGAACACGGTGGAGGTCAGTCTTGTCTCCCCTCGTCTTGAGATTGCTCTGCAAGCAGACCATGTTCAGACTTTTCCAGGTGACATTGTAA